A part of Larkinella insperata genomic DNA contains:
- a CDS encoding response regulator transcription factor produces MSCILDSISQPAQIVYLQGASNYTWVHYRDGQKLLLSKPLLYFEAALPSFLRVHKTALVNPRYIQDVTAPPRRKMPGNIHLINGITLPVGRRRWHPLLQDISQAVQLSDEGKNNFYTHISTGGPFNQPAVQQRLYVATANEIKAGLVQQLIEDHWPEWGIHFFDSGSGLLKTLAASEETNLPGMILLDAGPQPARSLFVLETIKNAGKLKRIPTLLMAESDNGDLVEQGYAVGANSVILHPTHPSHFVQALERVCRYWLRMASAPRFAAFLN; encoded by the coding sequence ATGAGTTGCATTCTTGATTCCATTAGTCAACCAGCGCAGATTGTTTATTTGCAGGGGGCCAGCAACTATACCTGGGTTCACTACCGGGACGGTCAGAAACTGTTGCTTTCCAAACCCCTGCTGTATTTTGAAGCTGCCCTGCCCAGTTTTTTGCGCGTGCATAAAACGGCCCTGGTCAATCCGCGGTATATTCAGGATGTTACGGCTCCTCCCCGGCGGAAAATGCCCGGCAATATTCACCTGATCAATGGCATTACACTGCCGGTAGGGCGTCGCCGGTGGCACCCGCTGTTGCAGGACATCAGCCAGGCCGTTCAGCTTTCGGATGAAGGCAAAAACAATTTCTACACGCATATAAGCACCGGAGGGCCGTTTAACCAGCCCGCCGTTCAGCAGCGGCTTTACGTAGCAACGGCGAATGAAATCAAGGCCGGCCTGGTCCAGCAGCTGATCGAAGACCACTGGCCCGAGTGGGGCATTCACTTTTTTGATTCCGGGTCGGGCCTGCTCAAAACCCTGGCTGCGAGCGAAGAAACCAACTTACCGGGGATGATTCTGCTGGATGCGGGTCCGCAACCGGCCCGCAGCTTATTTGTGCTGGAAACCATCAAAAACGCGGGTAAACTCAAACGCATTCCTACGCTGCTGATGGCTGAGTCGGACAACGGCGATCTGGTTGAGCAGGGCTACGCCGTGGGGGCCAATTCGGTCATTCTGCATCCGACGCACCCGTCTCATTTTGTGCAGGCGCTGGAACGCGTGTGCCGGTACTGGCTGCGGATGGCCTCAGCGCCCCGGTTTGCGGCTTTTCTCAATTAA
- a CDS encoding manganese catalase family protein, with protein MFYHDKKLQYKVRVEKPNPTFARALQQAIGGIEGEIRVCLQYLFQAWNTRGPVRYRDMLLDTGTEEISHIEMLATAVALNLEGASNDVIDDLVGKNPVVEAIMGGMDPRQYLSGGLGAMAADANGVPFNGSWVVSSGNTAADMYANVMAESTGRLLATRLYELTDDAGMKDMLSFLIARDTMHQNQWLAVLEELGHGDLRTVHPIPNSFPQANEHQEFSYTFVNTNVDKEASVGQNRRWTEGPSIDGRSTFREMPAQPFGDEPKLAPPAPEGYAQIEQMQHAGEKR; from the coding sequence ATGTTCTATCACGACAAAAAACTGCAGTATAAAGTCCGGGTTGAAAAGCCAAACCCGACCTTTGCCCGGGCACTTCAACAGGCTATTGGCGGTATTGAGGGCGAAATTCGGGTATGTTTACAATATTTGTTTCAGGCCTGGAACACGCGCGGGCCGGTGCGCTACCGGGATATGCTGCTGGATACGGGTACGGAAGAAATCTCCCACATTGAAATGCTGGCTACGGCCGTAGCACTGAACTTGGAAGGGGCGTCGAACGATGTCATTGATGATCTGGTGGGTAAAAATCCGGTTGTAGAAGCCATTATGGGGGGTATGGACCCGCGTCAATACCTGTCAGGCGGCCTGGGCGCCATGGCCGCTGATGCCAACGGGGTCCCCTTCAACGGCTCCTGGGTGGTAAGCTCGGGCAACACGGCCGCCGATATGTACGCCAACGTCATGGCCGAATCAACCGGGCGGCTGCTGGCCACGCGGCTGTATGAACTGACCGACGACGCCGGTATGAAAGATATGCTGTCCTTCCTGATCGCCCGCGACACGATGCACCAGAACCAGTGGCTGGCCGTTCTGGAAGAACTCGGACACGGCGATCTGCGGACTGTACACCCCATTCCGAATAGTTTTCCGCAGGCCAATGAACACCAGGAGTTTAGCTACACCTTCGTCAATACAAACGTGGATAAAGAAGCCTCGGTAGGTCAAAACCGGCGCTGGACCGAAGGACCTTCTATCGACGGCCGGTCGACCTTCCGCGAGATGCCTGCGCAACCCTTCGGGGATGAGCCTAAACTGGCACCACCCGCACCGGAAGGCTATGCCCAGATTGAGCAGATGCAGCACGCGGGCGAAAAGCGCTGA
- a CDS encoding MgtC/SapB family protein produces MDNVFWEEITAGLPSTRQLIQVVIRLLAATLLGSAIGYERKRAGKPGGVRTHSLVCLGTSVLLLSCWQAGMELEDVSRVLQGIITGIGFLGGGTILKLSAQKDIQGLTSAASIWMTAAIGINVGLGAIAVAFLGTVIALLILTVTGRFETRTSDASKNR; encoded by the coding sequence ATGGACAACGTATTCTGGGAAGAAATCACCGCGGGTTTGCCCTCCACCCGGCAACTGATTCAAGTGGTCATCCGGCTGCTGGCGGCTACCCTGCTGGGGTCTGCAATTGGTTACGAGCGGAAGCGGGCGGGCAAACCCGGTGGCGTCCGGACCCACTCGTTAGTTTGTTTGGGAACGAGCGTGCTGTTGCTTTCCTGTTGGCAGGCGGGAATGGAGCTGGAGGATGTATCCCGCGTTTTGCAGGGCATCATTACCGGCATCGGCTTTTTAGGTGGAGGAACCATTCTGAAGCTGAGTGCGCAAAAAGACATTCAGGGTCTAACCTCGGCGGCCAGCATCTGGATGACGGCCGCTATCGGAATAAACGTAGGATTGGGAGCCATCGCCGTGGCTTTTTTGGGTACTGTAATCGCCTTGTTAATTTTGACGGTAACCGGGCGGTTCGAAACGCGAACCAGTGACGCTTCAAAGAACCGCTAG